One segment of Etheostoma spectabile isolate EspeVRDwgs_2016 unplaced genomic scaffold, UIUC_Espe_1.0 scaffold00019357, whole genome shotgun sequence DNA contains the following:
- the LOC116684615 gene encoding E3 ubiquitin-protein ligase TRIM21-like isoform X2 produces MAAANYLQSEDQFLCSICLDVFTDPVSTPCGHNFCKNCITEHWNTKNRYLCPLCKERFIRKPDLRVNTFISEMVTQFRQSAQQKASSSSSEQQVSKPGEVPCDVCTGTKLKAELGKTEAEIQQMIQKRRLKIQEIKNSVVLREEDADREIAEGVQVFTSLMESVERGLNELINTIKEKQKTTEKQAEAFITELEQEISELMKRSTEVEQMLRSEDHLHLLQRVQSLNIQPPPPTKDWTEVSVRPSSYEGTVVKAVVQLEEKLSQEMKKLLEAELKRVQQYAVDVTLDPDTAHPELILSDNGKQVNHGDVRKNLPDNPERFSKCVCVLGKQSFSSGRFYFEVQVKGKTKWDLGVARESINRKGDITLSPQKGLWTIVLRNGNEYEAAAAPPVLLSLKSPPQKVGVFVDYEEGLVSFYDVDAAALIYSFTGCSFTEKLFQYFNPCFNDGGKNSAPLIISPVRVN; encoded by the exons ATGGCTGCTGCAAACTATCTGCAGTCTGAAGATCAGTTTCTGtgctccatctgtctggatgtGTTCACTGATCCTGTCTCCACACCATGTGGTCACAACTTCTGCAAGAACTGCATCACTGAACACTGGAATACTAAAAACCGGTACTTGTGTCCCCTGTGTAAGGAACGGTTTATCAGAAAACCTGATTTGAGGGTCAACACTTTCATCTCTGAGATGGTTACTCAGTTCAGACAGTCAGCTCAACAgaaagccagcagcagcagctcagagcaaCAAGTGTCCAAACCAGGAGAAGTTCCCTGTGACGTCTGCACTGGAACCAAACTGAAG GCAGAGCTGGGGAAGACAGAGGCTGAAATTCAGCAGATGATCCAGAAGAGACGACTGAAGATTCAGGAGATAAAAAACTCAGTCGTCCTCCGTGAGGaagatgcagacagagagatagcagaaggtgttcaggtcttcacttctctgatggagtctgttgagagaggcctgaatgagctcatcaacaccatcaaagagaagcagaaaacaacagaaaaacaggctGAAGCTTTCATCACAGAGCTGGAACAGGAAATCTCTGAGCTGATGAAGAGAAGCACTGAGGTGGAGCAGATGTTACGCTCTGAAGaccacctccatcttctccagagGGTCCAGTCCCTAAACATCCAaccacccccacccaccaaGGACTGGACAGAGGTCAGCGTCCGTCCATCATCATATGAGGGGACTGTGGTGAAAGCTGTGGTTCAGCTGGAGGAGAAGCTCAGTCAAGAGATGAAGAAGCTGCTTGAAGCCGAGctgaagagggtccagcagtatgcagtggatgtgactcttGATCCTGATACAGCACATCCTGAACTCATCCTTTCTGATAATGGTAAACAAGTGAATCATGGTGATGTGAGGAAGAATCTCCCAGACAACCCAGAGAGATTTtctaagtgtgtttgtgttttaggaaaacagagtttctcttcaggcagattttactttgaggtCCAAGTTAAAGGAAAGACTAAATGGGATTTAGGAGTGGCCAGAGAGTCAATCAACCGGAAGGGAGACATCACACTGAGCCCTCAGAAAGGTTTATGGACGATAGTGTTGAGAAATGGAAATGAGTACGAAGCTGCTGCTGCCCCTCCagtccttctctctctgaagtctcctcctcagaaggtgggggtgtttgtggactatgaggagggtctggtctccttttatgacgtagatgctgcagctcttatctactcctttactggctgctccttcactgagaaactctTCCAATACTTCAATCCCTGTTTTAATGATGGTggtaaaaactctgcccctctgatcatctctcctgtcagagtaaactaa
- the LOC116684615 gene encoding E3 ubiquitin-protein ligase TRIM21-like isoform X1 yields MAAANYLQSEDQFLCSICLDVFTDPVSTPCGHNFCKNCITEHWNTKNRYLCPLCKERFIRKPDLRVNTFISEMVTQFRQSAQQKASSSSSEQQVSKPGEVPCDVCTGTKLKALKSCLVCLVSYCETHLEPHLTMSGLKRHQLIDPVENLEGRMCTEHDKPRELFCKTDRTCVCMLCTVLDHKTHDVVPLKEEYEGKKAELGKTEAEIQQMIQKRRLKIQEIKNSVVLREEDADREIAEGVQVFTSLMESVERGLNELINTIKEKQKTTEKQAEAFITELEQEISELMKRSTEVEQMLRSEDHLHLLQRVQSLNIQPPPPTKDWTEVSVRPSSYEGTVVKAVVQLEEKLSQEMKKLLEAELKRVQQYAVDVTLDPDTAHPELILSDNGKQVNHGDVRKNLPDNPERFSKCVCVLGKQSFSSGRFYFEVQVKGKTKWDLGVARESINRKGDITLSPQKGLWTIVLRNGNEYEAAAAPPVLLSLKSPPQKVGVFVDYEEGLVSFYDVDAAALIYSFTGCSFTEKLFQYFNPCFNDGGKNSAPLIISPVRVN; encoded by the coding sequence ATGGCTGCTGCAAACTATCTGCAGTCTGAAGATCAGTTTCTGtgctccatctgtctggatgtGTTCACTGATCCTGTCTCCACACCATGTGGTCACAACTTCTGCAAGAACTGCATCACTGAACACTGGAATACTAAAAACCGGTACTTGTGTCCCCTGTGTAAGGAACGGTTTATCAGAAAACCTGATTTGAGGGTCAACACTTTCATCTCTGAGATGGTTACTCAGTTCAGACAGTCAGCTCAACAgaaagccagcagcagcagctcagagcaaCAAGTGTCCAAACCAGGAGAAGTTCCCTGTGACGTCTGCACTGGAACCAAACTGAAGGCCCTGaagtcctgcctggtgtgtctggTCTCCTACTGTGAGACTCACCTGGAGCCTCATCTGACCATGTCAGgtctgaaaagacatcagctgATCGACCCTGTGGAGAACCTGGAAGGCAGGATGTGTACGGAGCACGATAAACCTCGGGAGCTGTTCTGTAAGACCGACCGgacatgtgtctgcatgctctGCACTGTTTTAGACCACAAGACACATGATGTTGTTCCTCTGAAAGAAGAATATGAAGGAAAGAAGGCAGAGCTGGGGAAGACAGAGGCTGAAATTCAGCAGATGATCCAGAAGAGACGACTGAAGATTCAGGAGATAAAAAACTCAGTCGTCCTCCGTGAGGaagatgcagacagagagatagcagaaggtgttcaggtcttcacttctctgatggagtctgttgagagaggcctgaatgagctcatcaacaccatcaaagagaagcagaaaacaacagaaaaacaggctGAAGCTTTCATCACAGAGCTGGAACAGGAAATCTCTGAGCTGATGAAGAGAAGCACTGAGGTGGAGCAGATGTTACGCTCTGAAGaccacctccatcttctccagagGGTCCAGTCCCTAAACATCCAaccacccccacccaccaaGGACTGGACAGAGGTCAGCGTCCGTCCATCATCATATGAGGGGACTGTGGTGAAAGCTGTGGTTCAGCTGGAGGAGAAGCTCAGTCAAGAGATGAAGAAGCTGCTTGAAGCCGAGctgaagagggtccagcagtatgcagtggatgtgactcttGATCCTGATACAGCACATCCTGAACTCATCCTTTCTGATAATGGTAAACAAGTGAATCATGGTGATGTGAGGAAGAATCTCCCAGACAACCCAGAGAGATTTtctaagtgtgtttgtgttttaggaaaacagagtttctcttcaggcagattttactttgaggtCCAAGTTAAAGGAAAGACTAAATGGGATTTAGGAGTGGCCAGAGAGTCAATCAACCGGAAGGGAGACATCACACTGAGCCCTCAGAAAGGTTTATGGACGATAGTGTTGAGAAATGGAAATGAGTACGAAGCTGCTGCTGCCCCTCCagtccttctctctctgaagtctcctcctcagaaggtgggggtgtttgtggactatgaggagggtctggtctccttttatgacgtagatgctgcagctcttatctactcctttactggctgctccttcactgagaaactctTCCAATACTTCAATCCCTGTTTTAATGATGGTggtaaaaactctgcccctctgatcatctctcctgtcagagtaaactaa